The Trichosurus vulpecula isolate mTriVul1 chromosome 4, mTriVul1.pri, whole genome shotgun sequence genome contains a region encoding:
- the SERP2 gene encoding stress-associated endoplasmic reticulum protein 2 has translation MVAKQRIRMANKKHSKNITQRGNVAKTLRPQEEKYPVGPWLLALFVFVVCGSVVVYVLPK, from the exons ATGGTGGCCAAACAACGGATCCGGATGGCTAACAAGAAGCACAGCAAAAACATCACACAGAGAGGGAACGTAGCCAAAACCCTG AGACCACAAGAAGAGAAATACCCTGTGGGCCCGTGGCTGCTGGcactgtttgtttttgttgtctgtGGATCAG TTGTAGTATATGTGCTGCCGAAGTGA